A region of Saccharococcus thermophilus DNA encodes the following proteins:
- a CDS encoding PaaI family thioesterase has protein sequence MAKTVNLHEVIAGKSAPPACDTSLGVQLVETGEGYAKGKWTIGEHLLNGNGVIMGGFVSAAADIMMAYAITTLLHEDQTFASINLHTTFHRPTVVGEVEVEARVEKFGRTVSYLTAVLTQNGKEVASAVSSVMIMPKR, from the coding sequence ATGGCAAAAACCGTCAACTTGCACGAAGTCATTGCAGGAAAAAGTGCACCGCCAGCCTGTGATACATCGCTTGGCGTTCAATTAGTGGAAACAGGCGAAGGATATGCGAAAGGAAAATGGACGATCGGGGAGCATTTGCTCAACGGCAACGGCGTCATTATGGGCGGATTTGTCAGTGCGGCGGCCGATATTATGATGGCGTATGCGATTACGACATTGCTTCATGAAGACCAAACATTCGCTTCGATCAATCTGCATACGACGTTCCATCGCCCGACCGTTGTCGGCGAAGTGGAAGTCGAAGCGAGGGTGGAAAAATTCGGACGCACCGTTTCCTACCTGACCGCTGTCTTAACGCAAAACGGCAAAGAAGTGGCAAGCGCCGTTTCCTCGGTAATGATCATGCCAAAACGATAA
- the hutG gene encoding formimidoylglutamase, which produces MYKQPDKERWKGRIDSESDEKSFRVHQKIRLLDMGQIQAQAENAFALLGFQCDEGVRRNRGRQGAYHAPVEVKKALANLPWHLPPDVILYDVGEITCEGGELENSQKHLGQAVERLIRHRITPVVIGGGHETAYGHYLGVRQAVGPETKLGIINIDAHFDMRPYEQGPSSGTMFRQILDEDGNAGYCCLGIQTLGNTAALFETAKRYGCTYMLEEELTLEKLERAYEFIDDFIQNYDVLVLTLCMDVLSASAAPGVSAPSPFGLDPKIVRALLRYIISKPQTISFDICEVNPLVDENRKTIALAAAFCMEALVHFHRRQRASTGR; this is translated from the coding sequence ATGTACAAACAGCCGGACAAGGAGAGATGGAAGGGGCGGATCGACAGCGAGAGCGATGAAAAAAGTTTTCGCGTCCATCAAAAAATTCGTCTTCTTGATATGGGGCAAATACAGGCACAGGCAGAAAACGCCTTTGCTTTATTAGGCTTCCAATGTGATGAAGGGGTCCGCCGCAATCGAGGGCGGCAAGGAGCGTATCACGCGCCGGTGGAAGTGAAAAAGGCGCTGGCGAACTTGCCGTGGCACCTGCCGCCTGACGTAATACTTTACGATGTGGGCGAAATTACTTGTGAAGGAGGAGAATTAGAAAACAGCCAGAAACATTTGGGGCAAGCGGTAGAGCGCCTTATCCGCCATCGCATCACGCCGGTTGTCATCGGCGGCGGACATGAGACCGCGTACGGGCATTATCTCGGCGTACGGCAGGCGGTCGGTCCGGAAACGAAGCTTGGCATTATCAACATCGACGCCCACTTTGACATGCGCCCATATGAACAAGGGCCGTCATCGGGGACGATGTTTCGGCAAATATTAGATGAAGATGGAAACGCGGGATACTGCTGCCTCGGCATTCAGACGCTAGGCAACACGGCGGCGTTATTTGAAACCGCGAAGCGATACGGATGCACGTACATGTTGGAGGAAGAATTGACATTGGAAAAGTTAGAACGCGCGTATGAGTTCATTGACGATTTTATCCAAAACTATGATGTGCTGGTGCTGACGCTTTGCATGGATGTGTTGAGCGCAAGCGCGGCGCCGGGAGTGAGCGCGCCTTCGCCGTTCGGGCTTGATCCGAAAATCGTTCGCGCCCTGCTTCGTTATATTATTTCCAAGCCGCAAACGATCAGTTTCGATATTTGTGAAGTGAATCCGTTGGTCGATGAAAATCGAAAAACGATTGCGTTAGCCGCCGCCTTCTGCATGGAAGCGCTTGTTCATTTCCACCGCCGCCAGCGAGCGTCGACAGGTCGGTGA
- a CDS encoding PaaI family thioesterase: MEEQVKHAIQDEYPEEFAWCYGCGRMNEHGHHFRTGWQGEKTVTIYTPRPEHIAIPGFVYGGLIASLIDCHGTGSAALALHRKNGHEPGDGETPPRFVTASLKVEFVKPTPHGGPLKAVGTVEEIHPKKWKVDTEVFADGELCARGEVVAVVMPKTFGQK; the protein is encoded by the coding sequence ATGGAAGAACAAGTAAAACACGCCATTCAAGACGAATATCCAGAGGAATTTGCCTGGTGCTACGGATGCGGCCGGATGAATGAGCACGGCCACCATTTCCGCACGGGATGGCAAGGGGAGAAAACGGTCACGATTTACACGCCGCGCCCTGAGCATATTGCCATTCCCGGCTTTGTGTATGGCGGATTGATCGCCTCGCTGATCGACTGCCACGGAACGGGTTCGGCCGCGCTGGCACTGCATCGCAAAAACGGCCATGAACCTGGTGACGGCGAGACTCCGCCGCGTTTTGTCACCGCTTCGCTGAAGGTGGAGTTTGTCAAGCCGACGCCGCACGGGGGGCCACTGAAAGCGGTGGGAACCGTCGAAGAAATTCATCCGAAAAAGTGGAAAGTAGATACGGAAGTATTCGCCGATGGAGAACTTTGCGCGCGCGGTGAAGTCGTGGCGGTGGTCATGCCGAAGACGTTTGGGCAAAAATAA
- the opp4A gene encoding oligopeptide ABC transporter substrate-binding protein: MRKKWQWRFLVVLVVLLLGLTACNSNSASNNKDNKNKQTAQKEDIGKFPMTVKNDGKIVDGVLKYGLVSDTPFEGTLSYAFYEGQPDAEILQFFDESLFRTNGDYEITNDGAATYKLSADKKTMTIKIKDNVKWHDGEPVKAEDLEYAYLVIGNKDYTGVRYGDALIQDIVGMDEYHSGKADKISGIKVIDDKTLTITWKHANPSVLTGIWAYPLPKHYLKDVPIKDLAKSDKIRKHPIGFGPFKVKKIVPGESVEFVRNDDYWAGKPNLKGVILKVVSPQVVLQALKKGEIDIAEFPTDQYLNAKGTKNLQFIGKVDLAYNYIGFKLGHWDAKKQENVMDNPKFQNKKLRQAMAYAINNKEVADRLYHGLRFPATTLIPPSFPSYHDKNEKGYTYDPEKAKKLLDEAGYKDVDGDGFREDPNGKKFTINFLSMSGGDIAEPLAKFYMQCWKNVGLNVQLVDGRLAEFNSFYDMVEKDDPKVDVFAAAWYTGTDVDPYGLYGRNVMFNYSRWVNEKNDELLEKGHSEQAFDKEYRKKIYNEWQELMNEEVPVIPTLYRSIIYAVNNRVKNFTVDPSSKLTWKDVGVTSEQPEVAQ; the protein is encoded by the coding sequence GTGAGGAAAAAGTGGCAATGGAGGTTTTTGGTGGTGCTCGTCGTTCTTTTGTTAGGATTAACGGCGTGCAACAGCAACTCCGCAAGCAACAACAAAGACAACAAGAATAAACAAACAGCGCAAAAGGAAGATATCGGAAAATTCCCAATGACCGTCAAAAATGACGGGAAAATCGTTGATGGTGTATTAAAATACGGATTAGTATCGGATACCCCATTTGAAGGAACATTGAGCTATGCGTTTTACGAAGGACAGCCAGACGCGGAGATTTTGCAATTTTTTGACGAATCACTTTTCCGTACAAATGGAGACTATGAAATTACGAACGATGGCGCGGCCACATACAAACTTTCCGCTGACAAAAAAACGATGACGATCAAAATTAAAGATAATGTAAAATGGCATGACGGTGAACCTGTCAAAGCGGAAGATTTAGAATATGCCTACTTAGTCATCGGCAATAAAGATTATACGGGCGTCCGCTACGGAGATGCGCTCATCCAGGATATCGTCGGCATGGACGAATACCATAGCGGAAAAGCGGACAAAATTTCAGGAATTAAAGTCATTGACGACAAAACATTAACCATTACATGGAAACATGCCAATCCATCTGTACTAACAGGCATTTGGGCATATCCGCTTCCGAAACATTATTTAAAAGATGTGCCGATTAAAGATTTGGCGAAATCGGATAAGATCCGCAAACATCCAATTGGCTTTGGTCCATTTAAAGTGAAAAAGATCGTTCCAGGCGAATCGGTTGAATTTGTTCGCAACGACGATTACTGGGCCGGAAAGCCGAACTTAAAAGGTGTTATCTTGAAGGTAGTCAGCCCGCAAGTTGTGCTGCAGGCGCTTAAAAAAGGAGAAATTGACATTGCCGAATTTCCAACTGACCAATATCTCAATGCGAAAGGAACAAAAAACCTTCAATTTATTGGAAAAGTCGATTTAGCTTACAACTATATTGGTTTTAAACTCGGGCACTGGGATGCGAAAAAACAAGAAAACGTGATGGATAATCCGAAATTCCAAAACAAAAAGCTTCGCCAGGCGATGGCATATGCGATTAATAACAAGGAAGTGGCAGACAGATTGTATCACGGTTTGCGTTTCCCGGCAACGACGCTTATTCCGCCATCCTTCCCAAGCTACCATGATAAAAATGAGAAAGGATACACATACGACCCAGAAAAAGCGAAAAAATTATTGGATGAAGCGGGATATAAAGATGTCGATGGCGACGGCTTCCGCGAAGATCCAAATGGCAAAAAATTCACCATTAATTTCCTCTCGATGAGCGGCGGGGATATTGCCGAACCATTAGCGAAATTTTACATGCAATGCTGGAAAAACGTCGGCTTGAATGTACAGCTGGTTGATGGCCGCTTGGCGGAATTCAACTCGTTCTATGATATGGTCGAAAAAGACGATCCGAAAGTCGATGTGTTCGCCGCGGCATGGTACACAGGAACCGATGTGGACCCATATGGATTATATGGCCGTAACGTTATGTTCAACTACTCTCGCTGGGTAAATGAGAAAAATGATGAACTGCTTGAAAAAGGTCATTCCGAGCAAGCATTTGATAAAGAATACCGCAAGAAAATTTACAACGAATGGCAAGAGTTAATGAATGAAGAAGTACCTGTCATCCCGACGCTATACCGCTCGATCATTTATGCGGTCAACAATCGTGTGAAAAACTTTACGGTTGACCCTAGTTCGAAATTGACATGGAAAGATGTCGGTGTCACTTCGGAGCAGCCGGAAGTAGCGCAATAA
- a CDS encoding AbrB family transcriptional regulator has product MKVLETYIVAGLTGLLFYHLHSPIPWMLGAITGMLVWKTVIKRQVAAPKALSNSGLIVLGTYFGLSFTKETLLTIAPYIVPFLAVAVSLIVINIMNSIAVTKWTHMDKVTSVFASVPGGLSEMVAASESFNANTALVTIFQTIRLLTVVFLVPTVVVHWLSGHAPSGSSAAQAAAASSDGHYAWFLLSIFGALLLRNVIPAAYVVGPLAVTAVMHVAGVNLPSLPSWLIILAQISVGMNMGNRITLEDIKLGGKFSWVYFLLALVLIALSFGCGWAFAKLTDLPLSTALLSLAPGGLVEMVLTAQTVGGDPAIVSSLQFMRLLLVIIVVPNVLKWVFRKFPYITDTAWKNRSVRN; this is encoded by the coding sequence ATGAAAGTGTTAGAAACCTATATCGTCGCGGGACTGACCGGCTTGCTGTTTTATCATCTCCATTCCCCGATTCCGTGGATGCTCGGGGCCATTACCGGAATGCTTGTTTGGAAAACGGTCATCAAGCGCCAAGTAGCGGCGCCAAAGGCGTTATCCAACAGCGGATTGATTGTTTTAGGCACCTACTTTGGACTGTCGTTTACAAAAGAGACACTGTTAACAATTGCGCCATATATTGTTCCGTTTCTCGCTGTCGCTGTGTCCCTGATTGTCATCAATATTATGAACAGCATCGCGGTGACGAAATGGACGCATATGGATAAAGTGACAAGCGTGTTTGCCTCCGTTCCTGGCGGATTGTCGGAAATGGTGGCCGCTAGTGAATCGTTCAATGCCAATACAGCGCTAGTAACGATTTTTCAAACGATTCGTTTATTAACGGTCGTTTTTCTTGTGCCAACGGTCGTTGTCCATTGGTTGAGCGGACATGCGCCGTCAGGAAGCTCCGCAGCTCAGGCGGCTGCTGCCTCTTCCGATGGTCATTACGCTTGGTTTTTGTTAAGCATTTTCGGTGCGCTTCTTTTACGAAACGTCATTCCGGCGGCATACGTCGTCGGACCGCTTGCCGTAACGGCAGTTATGCATGTGGCTGGAGTAAACTTGCCGTCACTGCCTTCATGGTTGATTATTTTGGCACAAATTAGCGTTGGAATGAACATGGGAAACCGCATTACGTTAGAAGATATTAAGCTTGGCGGAAAATTTAGCTGGGTATATTTCCTGCTTGCGCTAGTATTAATTGCTTTATCATTCGGATGCGGCTGGGCATTTGCGAAATTAACGGATCTTCCACTGTCGACCGCGCTGTTAAGCCTGGCACCGGGCGGGCTAGTGGAAATGGTATTAACGGCGCAGACAGTCGGCGGCGACCCGGCCATCGTCAGCTCGCTGCAGTTTATGCGGCTATTGCTTGTCATTATCGTTGTGCCGAACGTCTTGAAATGGGTGTTTCGCAAATTTCCATACATTACCGATACGGCATGGAAAAACCGCTCTGTTCGCAACTAG
- a CDS encoding ABC transporter permease, whose amino-acid sequence MMKAELGDIHAKNEKSPSSLSIMWRELVKDKLALGSLILLSLILIVVYGASLLLDQDEIVKVDLLDIYSPPSAEHWLGTDYGGRDIFGQLIIGARNSFTIGLAITLITGLIGLAVGLIAGYFGGVIDNIIMRIIDFILVLPFLMLVIVVVAIVPKYNIFTFILIMSAFLWTGKARLIRAKTLAERELDYVSASKTLGTPDWKIILFQILPNLSSIIIVNLTLNLAGNIGIESGLSYLGFGLPESTPSLGTLVSYAMNPDVLQSKWWVWLPASLLILVMMLCINFIGQALKRAADARQRLG is encoded by the coding sequence ATGATGAAAGCAGAACTAGGCGATATCCATGCAAAAAATGAAAAAAGTCCTTCAAGCCTTTCTATTATGTGGCGTGAGTTGGTGAAGGATAAGTTAGCTCTCGGTTCTCTCATTCTTCTTTCCTTGATTTTGATCGTTGTATATGGTGCCTCGTTATTATTAGACCAAGATGAAATTGTCAAAGTGGACTTGCTGGACATTTACTCTCCGCCGTCAGCAGAGCATTGGCTTGGTACGGATTATGGAGGAAGGGATATTTTTGGGCAGCTGATTATCGGTGCAAGAAACTCATTTACCATTGGTTTAGCGATTACGCTGATCACCGGCCTGATTGGTCTTGCCGTTGGCCTCATTGCCGGATATTTTGGGGGAGTTATTGATAATATAATCATGCGTATTATCGATTTTATCCTTGTATTGCCATTTTTAATGCTTGTGATCGTAGTTGTGGCGATTGTGCCTAAATATAATATTTTCACGTTTATTCTGATTATGAGTGCCTTTTTATGGACGGGAAAGGCGCGGCTTATTCGAGCAAAAACGCTGGCAGAGCGGGAATTGGACTACGTAAGCGCATCGAAAACGCTCGGTACGCCGGATTGGAAAATCATCCTTTTTCAAATTTTGCCTAATTTAAGTTCGATCATTATCGTAAACTTAACATTAAACCTTGCCGGAAATATTGGAATTGAATCAGGCTTAAGCTATTTAGGCTTTGGATTGCCGGAAAGTACGCCAAGTCTAGGGACGCTTGTCAGCTATGCGATGAATCCGGATGTTTTGCAAAGCAAATGGTGGGTATGGTTACCAGCATCATTGCTTATTTTAGTAATGATGTTGTGCATAAATTTTATCGGCCAAGCGTTAAAACGCGCGGCCGATGCAAGACAACGATTAGGATAA
- the hutU gene encoding urocanate hydratase, translated as MATKRRPVQIYTGSTLHAKGWIQEAALRMLNNNLHPEVAERPEELVVYGGIGKAARNWECYEAIVETLLNLENDETLLIQSGKPVAVFKTHADAPRVLIANSNLVPAWATWDHFHELDKKGLIMYGQMTAGSWIYIGSQGIVQGTYETFAEMARQHYGGTLKGTITVTAGLGGMGGAQPLAVTLNGGVCIAVEVDPARIQRRIDTKYLDTMTDRLDVAIQMAKKAKEEGKALSIGLLGNAAEVLPKMIKIGFIPDVLTDQTSAHDPLNGYIPAGMTLEEAAELRQHDSKQYIRRAKQSIAEHVKAMLAMQKQGAVTFDYGNNIRQVAKDEGVEEAFNFPGFVPAYIRPLFCEGKGPFRWVALSGDPEDIYKTDEVILREFSDNQHLCNWIRMAREKIQFQGLPARICWLGYGERAKFGKIINDMVEKGELKAPIVIGRDHLDSGSVASPNRETEGMKDGSDAIADWPILNALLNAVGGASWVSVHHGGGVGMGYSIHAGMVIVADGTKEAEKRLERVLTTDPGLGVVRHADAGYELAIKTAKEKGIHMPMLK; from the coding sequence ATGGCAACGAAACGCCGGCCGGTGCAAATATACACCGGTTCGACCTTGCATGCGAAAGGCTGGATTCAAGAGGCCGCGTTGCGAATGCTCAACAACAACTTACATCCAGAGGTGGCCGAGCGTCCGGAAGAGTTGGTCGTCTACGGCGGCATCGGCAAAGCGGCGCGCAACTGGGAGTGCTACGAGGCGATTGTCGAAACGCTATTAAACTTAGAAAACGATGAAACGCTGCTCATTCAGTCGGGAAAGCCAGTGGCGGTGTTTAAAACGCACGCGGATGCGCCGCGGGTGCTAATCGCCAACTCGAACCTTGTGCCTGCCTGGGCGACGTGGGATCATTTCCACGAACTCGATAAAAAAGGCTTAATCATGTATGGGCAAATGACGGCAGGAAGCTGGATTTACATTGGTAGCCAGGGCATCGTGCAAGGCACGTACGAAACGTTTGCCGAGATGGCGCGCCAGCACTATGGCGGCACGCTAAAAGGCACGATTACGGTGACGGCAGGTCTTGGCGGCATGGGTGGAGCACAGCCGCTCGCCGTTACGTTAAACGGCGGCGTCTGCATTGCCGTCGAAGTGGACCCAGCCCGTATCCAGCGCCGCATTGACACGAAATATTTAGACACGATGACCGACCGTCTCGATGTGGCGATCCAAATGGCGAAAAAGGCGAAGGAAGAAGGAAAAGCGCTATCCATCGGCCTGCTTGGCAACGCGGCGGAAGTGTTGCCGAAAATGATCAAAATCGGTTTTATTCCGGACGTATTAACAGATCAAACGTCCGCCCACGATCCGCTTAACGGCTACATTCCGGCAGGCATGACGCTCGAAGAAGCGGCTGAGCTGCGCCAGCACGATTCGAAGCAGTATATCCGCCGCGCCAAACAATCGATCGCCGAACATGTTAAAGCGATGCTCGCCATGCAGAAGCAAGGCGCGGTGACATTCGATTACGGCAACAATATCCGCCAAGTCGCGAAAGATGAAGGAGTGGAAGAGGCGTTTAATTTTCCAGGTTTTGTTCCCGCCTACATCCGCCCGCTCTTTTGCGAAGGGAAAGGGCCATTCCGCTGGGTGGCTCTCTCAGGAGATCCGGAAGACATCTACAAAACCGATGAAGTCATTTTGCGCGAATTCAGCGACAACCAACATTTGTGCAACTGGATCCGCATGGCGCGGGAAAAAATCCAGTTTCAAGGGCTGCCGGCACGCATCTGCTGGCTCGGCTACGGCGAACGCGCGAAATTTGGCAAAATCATTAACGACATGGTGGAGAAAGGCGAGCTGAAAGCGCCGATCGTCATCGGCCGCGACCATTTGGATTCCGGTTCCGTCGCCTCGCCAAACCGTGAAACGGAAGGGATGAAAGATGGCAGCGACGCGATCGCCGACTGGCCGATTTTAAACGCGCTTCTTAACGCAGTCGGCGGTGCAAGCTGGGTATCGGTGCACCATGGCGGCGGCGTCGGCATGGGCTATTCGATTCATGCGGGAATGGTCATTGTCGCCGATGGCACGAAAGAAGCGGAAAAACGGCTCGAGCGCGTCTTGACGACCGACCCGGGCCTTGGCGTTGTCCGCCACGCCGATGCCGGCTATGAACTCGCCATCAAAACGGCGAAAGAAAAAGGCATCCATATGCCGATGCTGAAATAA
- a CDS encoding ABC transporter ATP-binding protein codes for MAFLKVNHLKVYYPVRGGFFRRIVDYVKAVDDISFELRQGETYGLVGESGCGKTTTGRTIIGLIKATAGEILLEGTDLTKLSRRQFYSYRKDIQMIFQDPYSSLNPRKRVLDIIAEPIRNFEKLSPQEEKRKVQYFIERVGLNPESIYKYPHEFSGGQRQRIGIARALTLNPKLIIADEPVSALDVSVQAQVLNFMKEIQKEFQLTYLFISHDLGIIRHMCDRIGIMYRGRFVEEGTSEEIFHHPQHIYTKRLLSAIPNADPRQRRQQFQLREEVEREYKQLYHRYFDDEGKVHPLKKISETHSVAIP; via the coding sequence ATGGCATTTCTTAAAGTAAATCATTTAAAAGTGTATTATCCGGTACGCGGAGGGTTTTTTCGCCGCATTGTTGATTATGTGAAGGCTGTAGATGATATCAGCTTTGAGCTAAGGCAAGGAGAAACGTATGGACTTGTCGGAGAGTCAGGATGCGGAAAAACGACGACGGGGCGTACGATTATCGGGCTCATAAAAGCGACAGCAGGTGAAATTTTATTAGAGGGCACCGATTTAACGAAACTAAGCCGCAGGCAGTTTTATTCGTACCGAAAAGACATTCAAATGATTTTTCAAGACCCATATTCTTCGCTTAATCCGCGCAAACGTGTGCTCGATATTATTGCCGAACCGATCCGCAATTTCGAAAAATTGTCGCCGCAAGAAGAAAAACGGAAAGTGCAATATTTTATCGAAAGGGTAGGATTAAATCCAGAGTCGATTTATAAATATCCACATGAGTTTTCCGGAGGACAGCGGCAACGGATCGGCATTGCACGAGCGCTTACGCTCAATCCAAAGCTTATTATTGCAGATGAGCCAGTATCCGCGCTTGATGTATCGGTGCAAGCGCAGGTGTTAAATTTTATGAAAGAGATCCAAAAAGAATTTCAGCTTACATATTTGTTTATTAGCCATGACTTAGGCATTATCCGTCATATGTGTGATCGCATCGGTATTATGTACCGCGGCAGGTTTGTTGAAGAAGGAACGAGCGAAGAAATTTTTCACCATCCGCAGCACATTTATACAAAGCGTCTCCTTTCGGCAATTCCAAACGCGGATCCGCGGCAGAGAAGACAGCAGTTTCAGCTTCGCGAAGAAGTCGAAAGGGAATACAAACAGCTGTACCATCGCTACTTTGATGATGAGGGCAAGGTGCACCCGTTAAAGAAAATCTCTGAGACGCATTCCGTTGCGATTCCGTAA
- a CDS encoding VOC family protein: protein MSVKKFEHVGIQVKDIETSKKFYQEVVGLELLSEMTHTNGTMKLAFLGLDGSVIVELIEGYNPNLPTEGKVHHVAFTVEGIEQEKERLQSLGVPLVWEDITTLPNGAKYLFFLGPDGEWIEFYEPAK from the coding sequence ATGTCAGTGAAAAAATTCGAACATGTCGGCATTCAAGTAAAAGACATTGAAACATCGAAAAAGTTTTATCAAGAGGTAGTCGGTTTGGAATTGCTTAGCGAGATGACGCATACGAACGGCACGATGAAGCTGGCGTTTTTAGGATTGGATGGCTCGGTCATTGTCGAATTGATCGAAGGGTATAATCCGAATTTGCCGACGGAAGGAAAAGTGCATCACGTCGCCTTTACCGTTGAAGGAATTGAGCAAGAAAAAGAGCGGCTTCAATCGCTCGGTGTTCCGCTCGTCTGGGAAGATATTACGACGCTGCCAAACGGGGCGAAATATTTGTTTTTCCTTGGGCCGGATGGAGAATGGATCGAATTTTATGAACCAGCTAAGTAA
- the opp4B gene encoding oligopeptide ABC transporter permease — MLKFILRRIMIMIPQLFLLSVLVFLLAKAMPGDALTGQLASNPKMDAQTLAEMKEKLGLNDPVHVQYMRWMKNLLHGDLGMSYIHQQPVNDLLAGRMWNTILLSAAILILTYMIAIPLGIISGRWTDSWADKLIVGYSYVSFATPLFIFALIMLFIFGFKLGWFPTGGSVDIQVEKGTFAYYVSKLNHLLLPALSGALINTVGTIQYLRSEIIDTKVKDFVKTARAKGVPESSIYWRHILRNSFLPIAAFLGYEITGLIGGSIFLESIFSYPGIGQLFLQSIMQRDYSVVTALVMISGLATLIGTLLSDIILSAVDPRIRIE; from the coding sequence ATGCTGAAATTTATATTGCGGCGAATCATGATAATGATTCCGCAACTATTTCTTTTAAGTGTTCTTGTGTTTTTGTTGGCAAAGGCGATGCCTGGGGATGCATTGACAGGACAGTTGGCAAGCAATCCAAAAATGGACGCGCAAACATTGGCGGAAATGAAAGAAAAGCTCGGACTCAATGATCCGGTACATGTTCAATATATGCGTTGGATGAAAAACTTGCTGCATGGAGATCTTGGCATGTCCTATATTCATCAGCAACCTGTCAACGATTTATTAGCTGGGCGAATGTGGAATACGATTTTGCTATCTGCCGCGATTTTAATATTAACGTATATGATCGCGATTCCTTTAGGAATTATTTCGGGAAGATGGACGGACTCTTGGGCGGATAAGCTAATCGTTGGATACAGCTACGTTAGCTTTGCGACACCGTTGTTTATCTTTGCGTTAATTATGTTGTTTATTTTCGGGTTCAAATTAGGATGGTTTCCGACGGGAGGAAGCGTTGATATTCAAGTGGAAAAAGGAACGTTTGCCTATTATGTAAGCAAGCTAAACCATCTTTTGCTTCCGGCTCTGTCTGGAGCGCTGATCAATACGGTTGGGACGATTCAATATTTGCGCAGTGAAATTATCGATACAAAGGTGAAAGACTTTGTTAAAACCGCACGTGCAAAAGGAGTGCCAGAATCAAGCATTTATTGGCGTCATATTTTACGAAATTCGTTTTTGCCGATTGCTGCTTTCTTAGGATATGAGATTACAGGATTAATTGGCGGATCTATCTTTCTGGAATCTATTTTTAGTTATCCAGGGATTGGGCAATTGTTTTTGCAATCGATTATGCAGCGAGATTACAGCGTTGTTACCGCACTCGTGATGATTTCTGGTCTTGCCACTTTAATTGGGACACTTTTGTCTGACATTATTTTAAGTGCGGTTGATCCACGTATTCGCATTGAGTAA